The Polynucleobacter sp. MWH-UH2A DNA segment TCACCGCATCATCATCATGACCGACGCGGACGTTGATGGTAGCCACATCCGCACATTACTCTTAACCTTCTTCTACAGACAGATGCCAGAGTTAATTGAGCGCGGGCACATTTATATTGCTCAACCACCGCTTTATAAGGTGAAGTTTGGTAAGAGTGAGCAGTACATTAAAGACGATACCGAGCTTAATCAGCTTTTACTGAAAATCGCCATGGAAACAGCTTCTTTGCAAACCCCTGGTGGCGAAGTTATTGAGGGTGAAGCCTTAAATGAGTTGGCCAAACACTATCAAGTGATTCAGTCTATTGTTGATCGACTCTCTCGCACGATTGATGAAGATGCATTACGCGCCATTGCTTCTGGAACCCAATTAAATCTGGATACTGAAAAAGCTGCGAATGAATCTGCTGACCGCTTAAGAACCGCGCTTGCAGACCCCTCAAATCCATTGGCGTTGGCACCAGAAATTATTGTGCAAAAAGAAGACCGCACCGAACGATTCCGTTTGTTGTTGTCTCGCCGCATTCACGGCAACCTAAAGCTCTCAACAATTAACTCCGACTTTGTTCATGGCGATGACTATCAAAGCCTTGCTAATGCAGCTGCAGTGTTGTCTGGAAAAGTGTTGGCTGGCACCAAGGTGCGACGAGGTGACCCAGATAAAAATCTGAAAGAGCAAACTATTAATGATTTCCGGGGTGCGTTCTCTTGGTTGTTGTCTGAGGCTGAGCGCGTGCTCAGTCGTCAGCGCTATAAGGGTCTTGGTGAGATGAACCCATCCCAGCTTTGGGAAACCACCATGGATGCTGATTCAAGAACTTTGCTCCAAGTAAAAATTGAAGACGCGATTGCGGCTGACCAGGTGTTTACAACATTGATGGGTGATGAGGTTGAGCCACGTCGCGCATTCATTGAGAAGAACGCGCTCATCGCCCGAAACCTAGACGTATAACAATGAAATCAAAAACATTAAAACCACCAAAGGTGGATCGGTCTTCTATTGTTGTTAAATCTTCGCCGATTCATGGCAGGGGCGTCTTTGTAGCCAAACCAATTAAAAAAGGCCAGGCAATTATTGAATACAAAGGCGAGCGCATTAGTTGGAAGCTTGCAGAAAAGCGGCACCCCCATGACCCTAAAGACCCAAATCACACCTTCTATTTTTCTCTTGAAGATGGTCGAGTAATTGATGCGAAGTATGGTGGCAATGCTGCCCGCTGGATTAATCACTCTTGTAGCCCTAGTTGTGAAACTCGCGAAGATAGTTTTGGTGGCGAACCTCGCGTTTTTATTTATGCCAAGCGCGCCCTTAAGGTTGGTGAGGAGTTGTTTTATGACTACTCTTTAGATATTGAGGGCCGTATTACAAAGCAAATGAAAAAAGACTATGAGTGTCGTTGCGGTGCTAAAAAGTGCCGCGGCACCATGCTTTCCCTCGACGATAAGTAAATCAAGACATTTGCATGTTGTACATCACCATTCAAGAGCTTGAGGCTGCCATCAACTATTGGCGAAATCAATCTCCCGCAAGAGGGGATGAGCTCAGCTTGTGTGCCGAAGCATCTGCGTTGGCAAAGGCGTATGCCCTTATGATCATTCAAGGCTCCCAACGCATACCCTTGGATGTTTTGGATGAATCCGCAAGAATTGCGATTCAAAAATTTATTAAAAATACCCAAAACTCATAATTTACAAACCCTTTTGATTTAGGGTAATTGCTATATATAGCTAAGCCGTTCTGAGTTATCCTCAAAGTCTTGCCCCAGCAGGGGGTAGAGGGTATGAACTTGCAAGAAACAATCTTAAAAACAATTG contains these protein-coding regions:
- a CDS encoding SET domain-containing protein translates to MKSKTLKPPKVDRSSIVVKSSPIHGRGVFVAKPIKKGQAIIEYKGERISWKLAEKRHPHDPKDPNHTFYFSLEDGRVIDAKYGGNAARWINHSCSPSCETREDSFGGEPRVFIYAKRALKVGEELFYDYSLDIEGRITKQMKKDYECRCGAKKCRGTMLSLDDK
- a CDS encoding DUF3717 domain-containing protein; translation: MLYITIQELEAAINYWRNQSPARGDELSLCAEASALAKAYALMIIQGSQRIPLDVLDESARIAIQKFIKNTQNS